Proteins encoded in a region of the Stieleria neptunia genome:
- a CDS encoding DUF6268 family outer membrane beta-barrel protein — MRAKTFLAAVLSIVVMPLIITRPVAAQLASRSVAAEPVAHASVLTTASSQPAGMTSERLRQLMRPSFRLGFQWLAEADDVELSTYDARVTMPLYPIFGPPPPMFSLGFEYTDLSAAAVFDLAGELYETSIGLSWMRRRNDRWSFRWMLGAANATDGDNQSSDAWQFRGGGFAIYQPNERWTWTFGAIALGRNDIPVVPAIGFIYQPNPCLRFDASFPRPRASLLLADNGIRQQWGYIGAGLEGGTWGYQRNDGTDDQLTYRDWRLVLGWESTPRRESGMPFALGRKLSAEVGYAFGRRFEFESDRSDFEIQDALLIQIGTRF; from the coding sequence TTGAGAGCGAAGACGTTCCTGGCCGCAGTGCTATCGATCGTCGTGATGCCGTTGATCATCACGCGTCCTGTCGCTGCGCAGCTGGCGTCGCGTTCGGTGGCTGCGGAGCCCGTCGCTCACGCGTCCGTCTTGACGACTGCGTCTTCGCAACCGGCAGGCATGACATCGGAGCGACTTCGGCAGCTGATGCGTCCGAGTTTCCGGCTGGGATTTCAGTGGCTGGCCGAAGCCGACGACGTTGAACTTTCAACCTACGACGCCAGGGTCACGATGCCGTTGTATCCGATCTTCGGCCCCCCTCCGCCGATGTTCAGCCTGGGATTTGAATACACCGACTTAAGCGCAGCGGCGGTCTTCGATCTGGCGGGCGAACTGTACGAGACGTCGATCGGGTTGTCATGGATGCGGCGTCGCAACGATCGCTGGTCGTTCCGCTGGATGCTGGGTGCCGCCAACGCGACCGACGGCGACAACCAATCCAGTGACGCGTGGCAGTTTCGCGGCGGCGGGTTTGCCATCTACCAACCCAACGAGCGTTGGACGTGGACGTTCGGCGCGATCGCACTCGGTCGTAATGACATTCCCGTCGTGCCGGCCATCGGGTTCATCTACCAGCCCAATCCCTGCCTGCGATTCGACGCTTCGTTTCCTCGACCCCGCGCGTCGCTGTTGTTGGCCGACAATGGAATTCGCCAACAGTGGGGCTACATCGGCGCCGGCCTGGAGGGAGGAACCTGGGGGTATCAGCGGAACGACGGCACAGACGATCAACTGACCTATCGCGATTGGCGATTGGTGCTCGGCTGGGAATCAACCCCTCGTCGCGAATCCGGAATGCCGTTCGCGCTGGGACGCAAACTTTCGGCTGAAGTGGGATACGCATTCGGCCGGCGGTTCGAGTTCGAAAGCGATCGCAGCGATTTCGAAATTCAAGACGCGTTGCTGATTCAGATCGGGACCCGTTTTTAG
- a CDS encoding class I SAM-dependent methyltransferase, whose translation MKDNAKLMRGYDRLATVYRGLEICLFGNALHRARLALLDQLPRAERALVLGDGTGQLLEQLCITQPDCRITTVDQSRQMLNHQQRRVERIGALERVEFVQTDARSYSVPVDQYDLLVAAFFLDCFTERELDDELPRFLAGLRDGGIFYFVDFVWPPPGWRRRQAAAYQWLMHRFFRWQTGLPNRRLVDLDAALARQTLVLHHSADRIHPMMACRCYRVQPLGLSL comes from the coding sequence ATGAAAGACAACGCAAAATTGATGCGGGGATACGATCGACTGGCGACGGTCTATCGTGGACTGGAAATCTGCTTGTTCGGCAATGCACTTCACCGGGCACGTCTCGCCCTGCTGGACCAACTCCCTCGTGCCGAGCGGGCGTTGGTTTTGGGTGATGGAACCGGGCAATTGCTCGAACAACTCTGCATCACTCAACCGGATTGCCGGATCACGACGGTCGACCAGAGCCGTCAAATGCTGAATCACCAACAACGACGGGTCGAACGGATCGGGGCCCTGGAACGCGTTGAGTTTGTTCAAACGGATGCCCGATCGTACAGCGTGCCGGTCGACCAGTACGACCTTCTGGTGGCCGCGTTCTTTTTGGATTGTTTCACCGAGCGGGAACTGGACGATGAGTTGCCCCGTTTCCTGGCCGGCCTCCGTGACGGAGGGATTTTCTATTTCGTCGATTTTGTCTGGCCGCCGCCGGGCTGGCGGCGACGACAGGCCGCAGCGTATCAGTGGCTGATGCACCGTTTTTTCCGTTGGCAAACGGGATTGCCGAATCGACGATTGGTTGATTTAGATGCCGCGTTGGCAAGACAGACACTGGTGCTGCATCACTCCGCAGATCGAATCCACCCGATGATGGCGTGTCGCTGCTATCGCGTGCAACCGTTGGGGTTGAGCCTTTAG
- a CDS encoding peroxiredoxin family protein → MSGKFPFSILSFATVFVFATLGCNRIPDDGIRFAEVTESQPITIEDFSGLRFTDKDGKEVALSEVMTRDYLVLVITRGWYGGVCFYCASQTSRWARRFEELEPYDAQLVVIFPTETEEEAPKLSELTKRIKGGEIPNEDVPYPILLDINLMGVDQLGIRAELAKPSTYIIDRQGRVRFAYVGESIADRPTVDSVLRQLDQLTP, encoded by the coding sequence GTGTCCGGCAAGTTCCCGTTTTCGATTCTATCGTTCGCCACCGTGTTCGTCTTTGCGACGCTCGGCTGCAACCGCATTCCCGACGACGGGATTCGATTTGCGGAGGTGACCGAGTCGCAGCCGATCACGATCGAGGACTTTTCGGGCTTGCGATTCACCGACAAAGACGGCAAGGAAGTCGCGTTGTCCGAGGTCATGACACGTGATTATCTGGTGCTGGTGATCACCCGCGGCTGGTACGGCGGCGTGTGTTTTTACTGCGCGTCGCAGACTTCACGTTGGGCGCGGCGGTTTGAGGAACTGGAACCCTACGACGCGCAGCTCGTCGTCATCTTTCCGACCGAAACGGAAGAAGAGGCTCCGAAGTTGAGCGAGTTGACCAAGCGGATCAAGGGAGGCGAAATTCCCAACGAAGACGTTCCGTATCCGATCCTGTTGGACATCAATTTGATGGGCGTCGATCAGTTGGGGATCCGGGCGGAGCTTGCCAAGCCGTCCACCTACATCATCGATCGGCAGGGGCGTGTTCGATTTGCCTACGTGGGCGAATCGATCGCCGACCGTCCCACCGTCGACTCCGTGCTTCGGCAACTCGATCAATTGACCCCCTAG
- a CDS encoding serine/threonine-protein kinase, whose translation MPSEDHERKFIETCLELRLLNETDAKSLCENLDSSARDISQAALQRGLLTAADVDIVHSLQHPQDVAPGYQILNLVGRGAMGAVYRAMQIDLERIVALKIILISNVAQPNAAARFEREAKALARLQHPNIVQALNFGKHDGRYYFAMEFVPGRTCEELVRESGIMPPQAAWSIVRQVASGLFHAAGQNLIHRDIKPANLILLPPPEGAATKTEVVKIADFGLAMFADPSAEQLKLTTGDKVMGSPAYMSPEQFGGRDVDFRSDMYSLGATAWHLLFGKPPHQGRSIAALYQQKSERLMPHPDDLAVRLPEDQMSLLLGLLDPDPDSRPPSYGTLIDAIDALGVNAAAPTTTPVAVPIGASVGAPTSIVSEASHREFISQHPTLERAPPEPKADTATLNPVNVADDTVTQTVELSKSSSHPRLPRSRWLAAIAILALAAVSIGLFESYRHRRGVRLPTQVIGNIPLFDGVTLSGWDVGGSMVGAWQTVQAPDASTAIACITRQGALTRRFSTTAIPRVSLFVWLQKDSGPVDIDFAVDPANPSAKRGCVRLQGDQNQLGIKASDFGDVDVSFRSDALPSVFDRFHVIDIERQPTDWFVFLEEKFLGSIPIKDIGAGDAIRLVIHDNPSSDEAGPQVFFADVQLDELGLKETAELK comes from the coding sequence ATGCCGAGCGAGGACCATGAGAGGAAATTCATCGAGACCTGTCTTGAGCTACGGCTGCTCAACGAGACCGACGCGAAATCGTTATGTGAAAACCTTGACTCATCGGCTCGGGACATTTCGCAGGCGGCCCTTCAACGAGGGCTGCTGACGGCCGCGGATGTCGACATCGTCCATTCACTGCAACATCCGCAGGACGTCGCACCGGGGTACCAAATTTTGAATCTGGTCGGTCGCGGTGCAATGGGGGCGGTGTATCGCGCGATGCAGATCGACTTGGAGCGAATCGTGGCGCTCAAGATCATCTTGATCAGCAACGTCGCCCAGCCCAATGCCGCAGCCCGTTTCGAACGTGAGGCCAAGGCGCTCGCCAGGCTCCAACACCCCAACATTGTCCAGGCCCTCAACTTCGGCAAGCACGATGGACGCTACTACTTTGCGATGGAGTTTGTCCCCGGACGCACCTGCGAAGAATTGGTGCGTGAAAGTGGGATCATGCCGCCGCAGGCCGCCTGGTCGATCGTGCGTCAAGTCGCGTCGGGGTTGTTTCATGCCGCCGGCCAGAATCTGATTCACCGCGACATCAAACCGGCCAATTTGATCCTGCTGCCTCCGCCGGAAGGGGCTGCGACGAAAACCGAGGTTGTCAAAATCGCGGACTTCGGCTTGGCCATGTTTGCCGATCCAAGCGCCGAACAACTGAAACTCACGACCGGCGACAAGGTGATGGGAAGCCCCGCCTACATGTCACCCGAGCAGTTCGGTGGGCGAGACGTCGACTTTCGCAGCGACATGTATTCGTTGGGCGCGACCGCCTGGCACTTGCTGTTCGGCAAACCGCCGCATCAAGGGCGCAGCATCGCCGCCTTGTATCAACAGAAATCAGAACGACTGATGCCCCACCCGGACGACCTGGCGGTCCGATTGCCGGAGGATCAAATGTCGTTGCTGTTGGGCTTGCTCGATCCAGATCCGGATTCACGTCCCCCAAGCTACGGAACGCTGATCGATGCGATCGACGCCCTGGGGGTCAACGCTGCGGCGCCAACCACCACGCCGGTCGCAGTGCCGATCGGGGCATCGGTCGGTGCGCCCACGAGCATCGTTTCCGAAGCATCGCATCGCGAATTCATCAGTCAACATCCGACCCTCGAGCGTGCCCCGCCCGAGCCGAAAGCTGACACGGCCACGTTGAATCCGGTCAATGTGGCGGACGATACCGTCACGCAAACCGTCGAACTCTCAAAATCGAGTTCGCATCCACGTTTGCCCCGTTCTCGATGGCTGGCCGCCATCGCGATTCTCGCCCTGGCAGCCGTGTCGATCGGATTGTTCGAGTCCTACCGACATCGCCGCGGCGTTCGATTGCCGACGCAAGTGATCGGCAACATCCCGTTGTTTGATGGCGTGACGCTCAGCGGATGGGACGTAGGCGGGTCGATGGTCGGGGCCTGGCAAACCGTCCAGGCCCCAGATGCATCGACCGCGATCGCTTGCATCACGCGTCAGGGGGCATTGACCCGGCGGTTTTCGACGACCGCCATTCCGCGGGTCAGCCTGTTCGTTTGGCTGCAGAAAGACAGCGGCCCCGTGGACATCGACTTTGCCGTCGACCCCGCCAATCCGTCCGCCAAACGGGGATGCGTAAGATTGCAGGGGGATCAGAATCAACTGGGCATCAAGGCGTCCGATTTCGGCGACGTCGATGTGTCCTTCCGTTCCGATGCACTCCCTTCGGTATTCGACCGCTTTCACGTGATCGACATCGAACGCCAGCCGACGGACTGGTTTGTGTTCCTGGAAGAAAAATTCCTCGGGTCCATCCCGATCAAAGACATCGGCGCCGGCGACGCCATTCGATTGGTCATCCATGACAATCCATCAAGCGACGAAGCCGGACCACAAGTTTTCTTTGCCGACGTCCAACTCGATGAATTGGGGCTCAAGGAAACCGCAGAGTTGAAATAA